The sequence below is a genomic window from Haematobia irritans isolate KBUSLIRL chromosome 3, ASM5000362v1, whole genome shotgun sequence.
CCCTTTCTGGGGAGGAACTTGGTAGTTATATATCATCGTGGCACAAGAAACTGACAATTTTGAAGACGCTGTGGATTTTCCCGGTCATACTGAAGGTCAGGTcaacaattttagtaatttgcGTAGAAGTAAACGTATAGCAGGAAAGGTAAACATGGTATCATTAACCACGGAAGAGTTTAAGCAGCTTTTAGAAAGCGTCGGTCGATCAAACACACGAATTGGCTCGTTCAGCAATTGCACCGCTCGATTCGATGGGGAAAGAAATCCATCGAAAGTTGAGGAATTCATTTCTGCCATAACGACGTTCAAAGTGGTAGAGAACATAAACGACGAAAATGCTGTTAGCAGCATGCCGATGTTGCTGGAGGGGGATGCTTCTGAGTGGTGGCGCGGCGTAAAGACTAGCTCTTTTAGATTTAGTGACGTCATAACTATGCTAAGAGAAGCATTCTCTCCACCCAAACCTGCATGGAGAGTTTATGCTGAAATTAACGAAGCACGACAACAAATGAACGAACC
It includes:
- the LOC142230891 gene encoding activity-regulated cytoskeleton associated protein 2-like, with protein sequence MVSLTTEEFKQLLESVGRSNTRIGSFSNCTARFDGERNPSKVEEFISAITTFKVVENINDENAVSSMPMLLEGDASEWWRGVKTSSFRFSDVITMLREAFSPPKPAWRVYAEINEARQQMNEPTDSFIRKKRALFSRLR